In Kiritimatiellia bacterium, one genomic interval encodes:
- the fusA gene encoding elongation factor G produces MGRAVPLNRVRNIGIMAHIDAGKTTTSERILYYSGKVHKIGEVHDGAAQLDWMPQERERGITITAAATSFMWRDHQVSLIDTPGHVDFTVEVERSLRVLDGAVALYCAVGGVEPQSETVWRQSEKYGVPKIAFVNKMDRVGADFFRVLEEMKSQLEANAVPLVIPIGAEDNFQGVVDLVKMKAITFDEATQGQRMIESDIPAELVEEAQKWRHHLIEKAAEQDDALLEKYLSGEELTTEELMAAIRKATIARRMTPVFCGSAFKNKGVQLILNGVVDYLPSPLDIPPVICAKEKEANVRMADDNAPFSAMAFKIMSDKHMGKLTYIRIYSGTLKQGEAVYNITRDKTQRVGRLLRMHANKQEPLEQAYAGEIVAVVGFSDTKTGDTLCHEDHPIHLMAIEFPSPVVSISIKPESQAANEKLSEALFRLADEDPTFTVGYDTETAETIISGMGELHLEIIVDRLKREFGVNAVVGRPEVAYRETCTATVEQEGKYIKQSGGRGQYGHCKIRLEPNEKGAGFEFINAIVGGRIPQNFIPSVEKGIIKAMQSGPFAGYPVVDVKVTLFDGSYHEVDSSDIAFQEAGRIAFKEAFQRAAPELLEPIMDVEVVTPEEFMGAVTGSIAQRRGRIESMEQKGNQKVISGLVPLAEMFGYANHLRTLTQGRASFTMEFEHYEAVPYALAEEIRKKRIEQNKVR; encoded by the coding sequence GGCCCATATCGACGCGGGCAAGACCACGACGAGCGAACGCATTCTCTACTATTCGGGGAAGGTTCACAAAATTGGCGAAGTGCACGATGGCGCCGCGCAACTGGACTGGATGCCGCAGGAGCGCGAGCGTGGCATCACCATCACGGCCGCCGCGACGTCGTTCATGTGGCGGGACCATCAGGTGTCGCTCATCGACACGCCGGGCCACGTGGATTTCACCGTCGAGGTTGAGCGGTCGTTGCGCGTGCTGGACGGCGCGGTTGCTCTGTATTGCGCGGTCGGCGGGGTTGAGCCGCAGTCGGAAACCGTGTGGCGCCAATCGGAAAAGTACGGCGTCCCGAAAATCGCCTTTGTGAACAAAATGGACCGCGTCGGCGCGGATTTTTTCCGGGTGCTGGAGGAAATGAAGTCCCAACTGGAGGCCAATGCGGTGCCGCTGGTGATCCCGATCGGAGCGGAGGACAATTTCCAAGGGGTCGTCGATCTCGTGAAAATGAAGGCCATTACCTTCGACGAAGCGACACAGGGCCAGCGGATGATTGAAAGCGACATCCCGGCGGAACTGGTCGAAGAGGCGCAGAAATGGCGGCACCACCTGATCGAAAAGGCGGCCGAACAGGATGATGCGCTACTGGAAAAGTATTTGAGCGGCGAGGAACTCACCACGGAAGAACTGATGGCCGCGATCCGAAAGGCCACCATCGCCCGCCGAATGACGCCGGTCTTCTGCGGCTCCGCCTTCAAAAACAAGGGCGTGCAGTTGATCCTGAACGGAGTAGTGGATTACTTGCCGTCGCCCTTGGACATTCCACCGGTGATTTGCGCGAAAGAAAAGGAAGCCAATGTGCGGATGGCGGACGACAACGCGCCGTTCTCGGCGATGGCATTCAAGATCATGTCCGACAAGCACATGGGCAAGCTTACGTACATCCGCATTTACTCGGGGACCCTCAAGCAGGGCGAGGCGGTGTACAACATCACCCGCGACAAGACCCAGCGAGTGGGCCGCCTGCTGCGCATGCACGCCAACAAACAGGAGCCGCTCGAACAGGCCTATGCAGGTGAAATCGTGGCCGTCGTGGGCTTCAGCGACACCAAGACGGGCGACACGCTCTGCCATGAGGATCATCCGATCCATTTGATGGCGATCGAATTCCCGTCGCCGGTCGTCTCCATCAGCATCAAGCCGGAGTCGCAGGCCGCCAACGAAAAGCTAAGCGAGGCCTTGTTCCGGCTGGCGGACGAGGATCCGACCTTCACCGTCGGCTACGATACAGAGACGGCAGAAACGATCATCTCGGGGATGGGCGAATTACACCTCGAAATCATCGTCGACCGTTTGAAACGCGAATTCGGCGTGAATGCGGTCGTGGGCCGCCCCGAAGTGGCCTATCGGGAAACCTGCACGGCCACCGTCGAACAGGAGGGCAAATACATCAAGCAGTCCGGCGGCCGAGGCCAATACGGCCATTGCAAGATCCGACTCGAGCCCAACGAAAAGGGGGCAGGCTTCGAGTTCATCAACGCAATCGTCGGCGGCCGAATTCCGCAGAATTTCATTCCGTCGGTCGAAAAGGGCATCATCAAGGCGATGCAATCGGGGCCGTTTGCCGGGTATCCGGTCGTCGATGTGAAGGTGACGCTGTTCGATGGCTCGTATCACGAGGTCGACTCGAGCGACATCGCCTTCCAGGAGGCGGGCCGGATCGCGTTCAAGGAGGCGTTCCAACGCGCTGCGCCAGAATTACTGGAGCCGATCATGGATGTGGAAGTGGTGACTCCGGAAGAGTTTATGGGCGCGGTCACCGGCAGCATCGCCCAGCGGCGTGGCCGGATCGAAAGCATGGAACAGAAGGGCAACCAGAAGGTCATCAGCGGCCTCGTCCCGTTGGCCGAAATGTTCGGCTATGCGAACCACCTCCGCACGCTGACCCAAGGACGCGCTTCCTTCACCATGGAATTCGAGCACTACGAAGCAGTTCCCTACGCTCTCGCCGAAGAGATCCGGAAAAAACGCATCGAGCAAAACAAAGTGCGGTAG